The sequence below is a genomic window from Glycine max cultivar Williams 82 chromosome 20, Glycine_max_v4.0, whole genome shotgun sequence.
ttaatgattttattctattaatatttttagatgAACAAACCAACAATCAATTCTTATATGATggctttgaaaatattatacttaTATCCTTATGTTTGAAAATACTATGTTGATATATCTTTAAACCTTACACTAACACCACCTacaggaaaaacaaaaataattattaaacacTCATATATTTTAccttctattttaattaaaaaaattattttttatttctctcatctAAACCAAAAtactttaagattatattttatcctattcaatatagaaaatttatattatttaataaatttgcaTGGAGAaggaaaccaaaaaataaattgtataaagATCCCATGCAAGGCattgttaattaattgtatttaaaaaaaatgtgaatataATTTAGTCTTCAAATTTTACCAAATCAAGCACAGGATGGATATTTGATAGGTGGAAGCGGAGAGAGGGATGCTgcagaagcagaactgtgtcgTTTAACATCAACGACATATATGCAGCGTCGGtgtttttgtttcatgttttgactagCTTGAAGGCTGACTTTCCCAAGACGAAGAAGAAGTAAGGAGAGAAAGAGATGGCAGACGATCTGTTTGAAGGATTGCCCCCTCCTTCCTCAAACACTCTTCTTCCtcgtcaacaacaacaactccaACCACAACCAATTGTTGTTGCTACCAACATCAACGACACTGAATCCTCTGCAGTTCCGGCTCCAAAGCCAATCCTCAAAAGTGCCCTCAAGCGCCCCAACCCTACTCAACCTGACACCCAAGGTCAATTCTTTTTTTCCCCCTTAATCGGTTATGTGCAATTTCAATAAATACCACCCTAGGGTTACTCGAATTCaaaccaattaattaattatattcaacTCGTAGTCACtgagtttttcctttttgtatAGCTTTCTCGCGTGAACCCTAAGGTAGATAGCTCTTCCGTTCGTTTTTATTCAACATTGTTTACGACATGGACGCATGGAAACAATGTGCACATGCAACACGGTGCGAAGAATGGATAACAATCATAACATACTCATTTACTATTCAATGGGCTGCAAAATTCAGCTTCAagaccctttttttttcttggaattctctaatttttcttttcactctgTGAACTTCAGTAATTCCACCCTTTAATATTTAGTGGGATAAAACTTTgttgtttttgcttttattaACGAGAACTTACGTTGACTATGAAAGATATCCTAATTTAAGAGTTCCTTATATTGTTTTATCAAAACAAAGAACTCTATTTGAGCTTGCCTTGGGTTTTAGTGTTCCAAAACAAACAGAAATCTAAAAAGTTGCAAATTCAAGCCTCTACTTGTCTTTTTGGAGTGAGGTAAATGTAAGTTCatctattaagttttttttggaaccTAGATGCCTTGGGCTGGGGCATCATTCCCGTTCCATAAATTTAGTTTACTTTACTTTATATTTGCTTCCATCCCTGTTTCAAATGATGgagttggtatttttttttttttttgaattctgAATTATCTATTGTAATTTCAGCTGCAGCACCTAAGAAAAGCTTGAAGTTCAAAACCTCGACAGATGCTTCTGAAGCACAAGTTATTGAGGCTATGCAGAAGATATCTTCACACATCAAGAACCCTGCAAAGTTCAGCAAGGCTGCAAAGCTTGCTATACAGCTGATTCAGGCAGGAAGTGTAAAGTCAGAAATTAGTGATTATTTTTTTGCCATATTAGAAGCTGCAATGTCATCATCCATTACTTGTACAGATCCTTCAGTTCGAGCAGATTATCATTCTCTGTTCTCCGTAGCTCAAAACACCAAAGAAGTAAGATCAACAATTTGTTCAAGatattcataattcatttttctaGGATAGGGTATGTGGAAAGTTTCTTGACCCTTGACCTATCCTTTAATTACAGCACCTCAATAAGAAGCAAAAGAATCAACTGGCAACTTGGACAATTAATGCTGTGGTGGCAAATGATTTATATACAGATGATAGCTTTGTGGTATGATTCTCACTAAACTTTTATGTTAAACTTGCTGACAACTAGTGCAATGTTCTTCCTATTTGAGACCACAAAAAACATATTGGAATGATATGCAACTCGTTTTGACATGTAATGCTGTTTAAATCATCACAAAATGAAAAGTATGCTGTCATTGATGTACTGTCCTTTTTCTTTGTGCATTTTGTCAAGTCGATGACCAATTGATAAGCATCATCATTCCCAATTCAGTAGCCATCTACTTTTTTCACCCTTGCCATACTATTTTGTGATGGACTGACAGGTGAATAATGGAGCATAGAAGTGCACTCATGTATGACCTGTGTTACTGTTACCTCTTGAATGTTAACATATTACACTCACTCCAGGGAcaaagtatttttgttttggagTAGTGGAAGTTTGTCTTGGTTGCAAATGGCAGTATTCTTCTTTTAAGTGGAATGTTGGGACTTGGGTTCCCGGCTCGGCACTTTGGTAGCTGATCCTTTGACTTTGTATTTTTGGAGGGACTATTAATGCATCAAATTAACTGCTGTGAAAGTTTTGTCTGGATTTTGTCACGTGTAGTTTTAACTTTTGTCTAGTCACCAGATTTAGAGTTGGGATATTGTTGTCTATTTTAATCTTATTCTGTTTACCTTGAATAGTTGGACCCATAAAGATTATCTGTTTGTTACCCATGCTTTGTTTCCTACTTTTTATACAGTTTTCTAAAGCAGCTGGGCAAATCAAGGAAGCTATATCTAATCTTCCTGTTGCAACAGAAGAGGAGGACGCAGAGGAAGCTAAGTCTCTGAAAGATAGCACAGTTATAGTGGATGAAGGTGGTAAGACACCTGCCACAGATAATGATAATGATGGGGAGGAAGCTCAAGCTGACCCATTTGGACTTGATGCTCTGATTCCTAATTCCACAAAGAAAGGTGAAAAATTAAAGGCAAAGAATGAGGCAGCTGTGAAAATAAGGGAGGATGAGGAAGAAACCAATAGATTCCTCAAGTCAAAAAGAGAAGTCCTGATAACTTGTTTAGAAATTGCTGCTCGGCGTTATAAAACACCCTGGTAAATGCTCGTGCTGTTTTCTATTGGATGTCTTTTACACACCTTATCATGTTGACATTATTTGTTGTCCTTTCTCTATCCAGGTGTCAAACTGTAATTGATATTTTAGTGAAGCATGCCTTTGATAATGTGGCAAGATTTACAGCTCGCCAGAGGGATGCTGTTGGGAAATTGTGGGCTTCAATACGGGAGCAACAAACTCGTCGGAAGCAAGGGAAGTCAGTTAATGGAAAACTTGATGTGAATGCTTTTGAATGGCTTCAACAAAAATATGCTGGTGAAAAGATTAGCATTCGTCATTCTGTTGGAGCTAGCGGAGACCGTCGTGCCCAGCAATGGCTTGGTTAAATATTATTGTGACCTTTCTATGAAAGTAATAGAGAGGATGATGGAAACTGCAAAATAGTTTAAAGGAGGGGAGAGGATGCGTGCGTCCTCGTCATTTCATTGAGTGTTGTAACTTAAGTAGGTCTCAGACATCGCTCCTAATTGAATATCACAAAACAATTTGGTAGTGACTTAAAAAAATGTGACTTActtacccttttttttatttgtgcgTATATAAGTTAttgatttgttttcaaaatacgAAATCATGTTTTGCGTAGTGTGCTCGGGCATCCATTAACTAGCAGTCTAAAACAGTCTGAATGGGATTTGATTCCGAAATCATGTTGGTTGAAACAAACTCTTACATGACATTTGAGAGCTTCAGGGCAGGGTAAACCAATCTTATACTTCATCTAAGAAAGAAGTGTGTTTTAGAACGACTTGGTTTTTATCGTGATAAGCAATTAACATTTTCAGCTTCAAAATTTATCAATGAATGGcttaaactttattttgattatatatttagCTGCGGCGAGTATATTTAAAGTCGATTGAGCTAAACCCTTTACACTCTTTGCAGAGCTTCTTTGGTTCAACGATAAGCATCAGACTTATACCATGGTACTGCTCTGTCGCCTCCGTCTTACTTCTGAAACTATTTGCCTTTTCCCAATCTCCAACCCTGTTAAATTTTTCTAAAACcacataatattttatgaatattcCTTAATTATGCACAATAAAGATGTGCAGACGCGCTTTTGAACCCTGTGTGCTCAAAACTCGTGCCAATTCGTTCCTCGTCACCTTTTATCAGATCCTCTTGCTCTGCCTATGCTTGAGGATTTTTATCTTTGTTAATGAAACAATTGCTACCTTACCTAttctgctttattttattttgaagttcttgttctttttattttttggagcaTATTTTTCCCCTCGAAAAGGTTCATACAATCTTTTTAAGTGAAGCATTTTCTTTTGGACGGTTTATTTAGCACACTCTGCTTATGGACGGTCTTGTGCTGATTTTACTTATTACATCACGACATAACATAATCATAAGCTACATCTACTGTTGCCCCCTCCCTTGTTTTCTTGGTGTTTTTAGCGAAAAGCAGTTTTTTCTGGCGAAAAACACTACTAACATTGCAGCAAACATTGTGATTTTTGTGTGTACATAATGATGTTATACTGGTTGATGATTTATGAATTAGAAGTCAGTCAGTCCTTTGGTCCCATCTTTGGTTGTAAACAATTATTTTGTTCGATTTTGTAATTTCAATCCAAATGTTCGCTAGGCAGCCCCATGGATGTGAGGAGCCACCTTCCCTACGATAACTTCTGTT
It includes:
- the LOC100798166 gene encoding uncharacterized protein isoform X1, translated to MADDLFEGLPPPSSNTLLPRQQQQLQPQPIVVATNINDTESSAVPAPKPILKSALKRPNPTQPDTQAAAPKKSLKFKTSTDASEAQVIEAMQKISSHIKNPAKFSKAAKLAIQLIQAGSVKSEISDYFFAILEAAMSSSITCTDPSVRADYHSLFSVAQNTKEHLNKKQKNQLATWTINAVVANDLYTDDSFVFSKAAGQIKEAISNLPVATEEEDAEEAKSLKDSTVIVDEGGKTPATDNDNDGEEAQADPFGLDALIPNSTKKGEKLKAKNEAAVKIREDEEETNRFLKSKREVLITCLEIAARRYKTPWCQTVIDILVKHAFDNVARFTARQRDAVGKLWASIREQQTRRKQGKSVNGKLDVNAFEWLQQKYAGEKISIRHSVGASGDRRAQQWLG
- the LOC100798166 gene encoding uncharacterized protein isoform X2, with amino-acid sequence MADDLFEGLPPPSSNTLLPRQQQQLQPQPIVVATNINDTESSAVPAPKPILKSALKRPNPTQPDTQAPKKSLKFKTSTDASEAQVIEAMQKISSHIKNPAKFSKAAKLAIQLIQAGSVKSEISDYFFAILEAAMSSSITCTDPSVRADYHSLFSVAQNTKEHLNKKQKNQLATWTINAVVANDLYTDDSFVFSKAAGQIKEAISNLPVATEEEDAEEAKSLKDSTVIVDEGGKTPATDNDNDGEEAQADPFGLDALIPNSTKKGEKLKAKNEAAVKIREDEEETNRFLKSKREVLITCLEIAARRYKTPWCQTVIDILVKHAFDNVARFTARQRDAVGKLWASIREQQTRRKQGKSVNGKLDVNAFEWLQQKYAGEKISIRHSVGASGDRRAQQWLG